A single genomic interval of Bos indicus isolate NIAB-ARS_2022 breed Sahiwal x Tharparkar chromosome 5, NIAB-ARS_B.indTharparkar_mat_pri_1.0, whole genome shotgun sequence harbors:
- the LOC109558743 gene encoding olfactory receptor 6C68-like, with amino-acid sequence MRNHTTVTVFILLGLTEDPQLQVLLFIFLFLTYILSITGNLTIITLTLVDPHLKTPMYFFLQNFSFLEISFTTSCIPRFLYNISTGDRTITYNACAIQLFFTYLFGVTEFFLLATMSYDRYVAICKPLHYMTIMSNKLCKTMIICCWMVALMTILPPLSLGFHLEFCDSNVIDHFACDASPLLKISCSDTWLIEQMVIACSVLILIITLICVVFSYIYIIRTILKFPSLQQRKKAFSTCSSHMIVLSISYGSCIFIYVKPSAKEGNINKGVSLLISSISPMLNPFIYTLRNKQVKQAFNNSLKKAAFLLRK; translated from the coding sequence ATGAGAAACCACACCACTGTAACAGTATTCATTCTTCTAGGACTGACAGAAGATCCTCAGTtgcaagttttgctttttatttttctatttctcaccTACATTTTGAGTATAACTGGTAATCTGACCATCATTACCCTAACATTGGTAGATCCTCACCTTAAAACACCCatgtattttttcctccaaaatttctctttcttagaaaTCTCATTTACAACCTCCTGTATTCCAAGATTCCTATACAATATATCAACTGGGGACAGAACCATTACTTATAATGCATGTGCgattcaattattttttacatatctTTTTGGAGTAACTGAATTTTTTCTCTTGGCGACCATGTCATATgatcgctatgtggccatctgcaaacccTTGCATTACATGACAATCATGagcaacaaactgtgcaaaacaATGATTATCTGCTGCTGGATGGTGGCACTTATGACTATCCTCCCACCACTCAGCTTAGGTTTTCATCTGGAATTCTGTGATTCTAATGTCATTGATCATTTTGCCTGTGATGCATCACCTCTCCTGAAGATCTCATGCTCAGACACATGGTTAATTGAGCAGATGGTAATAGCCTGTTCTGTACTGATCCTCATCATCACTCTCATATGTGTAGTTTTCTCCTATATATACATCATAAGGACAATTCTAAAATTCCCTTCtcttcagcaaagaaaaaaagccttttcTACCTGTTCTTCCCACATGATTGTACTTTCCATCTCTTACGGCAGCTGCATCTTCATCTATGTCAAACCATCTGCAAAAGAGGGAAATATTAACAAAGGTGTGTCACTGCTTATTTCTTCCATATCACCAATGCTGAATCCTTTTATATATACTTTGAGGAATAAGCAAGTTAAACAAGCCTTTAATAACTCACTGAAAAAAGCTGCATTTCtcttaagaaagtaa